A single region of the Moritella sp. Urea-trap-13 genome encodes:
- a CDS encoding extracellular solute-binding protein yields MKKISLAVSAALLFASNTMAADNIVVGVEKSYVPYFNELAKEFNKGKDFKVNVEAASMFDLLSALPTQKGNIADVFMIPNDRIGELADQYLITSTNFTNTGFTDAATNAATYNGQTYMVPMSTDTTLFLYNKDMVKEVPNTLKEIPASDWAAKFTDFYFTGGLFMSNGGYIFKDNNPQDIGLNTAGSIKAGLAAQGLYHSGVSHWTLMQDDTVANDIMMKYFMEGKLKAIVHGPWAIADIEKAGINVGAAPIPSWDGSYPYKALTGTKGMAVNGYSDNKEGARAFIKFVATPENALKWYEMTREVSPSLSVNYVEGSLHKAIFDATNIGQPMPNISEFMKVWGPMKTALAQIAQGQNVKAALDAAVDTIEIDIEDM; encoded by the coding sequence ATGAAAAAAATATCATTAGCCGTCTCCGCAGCACTATTATTCGCAAGTAATACTATGGCCGCAGACAATATTGTTGTCGGTGTAGAAAAAAGCTATGTACCTTATTTCAACGAACTAGCGAAGGAATTTAACAAGGGTAAAGACTTCAAAGTTAACGTTGAAGCAGCGAGTATGTTTGACTTACTTAGCGCATTGCCAACTCAAAAAGGCAACATTGCTGATGTTTTTATGATCCCTAATGACCGTATTGGTGAATTAGCCGATCAATATTTAATTACCTCGACCAATTTTACGAATACTGGTTTTACCGATGCGGCTACTAATGCGGCCACTTATAACGGTCAGACGTATATGGTACCGATGTCTACGGATACCACTCTGTTTCTTTATAACAAAGACATGGTTAAAGAAGTACCTAACACACTGAAAGAAATACCTGCCTCTGATTGGGCTGCAAAATTTACTGACTTCTATTTTACTGGTGGCCTCTTTATGAGTAACGGTGGTTACATATTTAAAGACAACAATCCGCAAGATATCGGTTTAAATACAGCTGGTTCAATTAAAGCTGGATTGGCTGCTCAAGGGTTATATCACAGTGGCGTTAGTCATTGGACACTGATGCAAGATGACACTGTGGCTAACGACATCATGATGAAGTATTTCATGGAAGGTAAATTGAAAGCGATAGTCCACGGACCTTGGGCAATTGCGGATATTGAAAAAGCCGGTATTAATGTTGGTGCTGCACCAATTCCTAGCTGGGATGGCAGCTATCCGTATAAAGCCTTAACAGGCACAAAAGGGATGGCAGTTAATGGCTATAGCGATAATAAAGAAGGGGCTAGAGCCTTTATTAAATTTGTCGCGACGCCTGAAAATGCCCTTAAATGGTATGAAATGACGCGTGAAGTTTCACCTAGTTTGTCTGTGAATTATGTCGAAGGATCATTGCACAAAGCTATTTTCGATGCGACAAACATCGGTCAGCCTATGCCTAATATTTCTGAGTTTATGAAAGTATGGGGACCGATGAAAACGGCATTGGCTCAAATAGCACAAGGACAAAATGTGAAAGCAGCATTGGATGCAGCTGTTGATACTATCGAAATAGACATTGAAGATATGTAA